CATCGCCCTTCGGTTGGCACGATACCAACGGAGTTGCCGGTGGGGAGTTCACCGATACCCGCGGCAATAACGTCAACGCGCAGGATGATCTCGACGGCAACAACGCCGGCGGCACCAGGCCGAGCGGCACGGGTTCCAACCCCCTGGTATTCGATTTCGCTTTCAATGCCGGGGCTGATCCCGAGGTCGGCAGCAATCTGAACGCGGCGATCGTCAATCTCTACTACTGGAACAACATCATGCACGATGTGACCTACCAGTATGGGTTCGACGAGTCGGCCGGCAATTTCCAGACCAACAATTATGGAAATGGTGGTGCCGGAAATGATGCCGTCAATGCCGATGCGCTGGACGCATTGCAGACGGGATCCAACAACAATGCAAATTTCGCCACTCCGCCGGACGGCAATGCGCCGAGAATGCAGATGTTCCGCTGGTTGGCACCTGTTGAGCTGGTCGTCGGCAGCCCGCCGGGTATTGCCGGGACCTATGCGGGATCGGCTGCCAGTTTTGGCCCGATCTTCACGCTTGCAGGACAGGCGGGCGCTCTTCAATTGGTGAACGACGGCGGCGGCGTGAGCACATCCGACAGCTGTGAGGCCTCGCCACCCGGAAGCTTGAGCGGCAAGATCGCAATCCTGGATCGCGGTAACTGCGAGTTTGGCCTGAAGGTGCTCAACGCACAGAATGCGGGTGCCATTGCTGCGGTCGTGGTGAATAACACCGCAAGCCCGCCGACGATTGCGATGGGGCCAGGCGTCAGCGGCGGATCGGTCACGATTCGGTCCATGATGGTCAGTCAATCAGACGGCAATCTGATCAAGGCGCAGTTGCCCAGTCCTGGGGTCAACGTGAATCTGCGATCGTCCTTGCCCCACCGTGACTCGGACATGGATGCCGGCATCATCGCTCACGAATACGGTCACGGGATTTCCAATCGTCTGACCGGAGGGCCTTCGAACGCCAGTTGTCTGAGCACGAACCTGCCAGCCAGCGCAATTTCCGAACAGGGTGGTGAGGGGTGGAGCGATTTCTGGGCATTGGTGTTGCATGCGAAGGCCACAGATACCGCGACAACACCGCGATTCGTCGGAACCTACTCAAGCTTCCAGGCGCCGGCCACTGGGCCGGGAATCCGCAATTTCCCTTATTCCACCGATCCCTTGGTCAGTCCGCAAACCTACGCGAACGTCGCCACCACCAATGCGCCGCATGGCATTGGTGAGATTTGGGCTGGGGCGCTGTGGAACCTGTATTGGCAGATGGTGCAGGCCTACGGCTACGACGCCAATCTTTACACCGGCACGGGTGGCAACAACTTGACGATTCAGCTGGTGGTGGATGGCATGAAGCTGCAACCGTGCTCGCCCACCATGGTCCAGGCCCGTGACGCCATTCTGGCTGCCGATACCGCGAACAACGGGGGCGCCAACAGCTGCCGGATCTGGCGGGCCTTCGCGGCCAAGGGTCTGGGTGTCAATGCCGTCGGTGGCACGTTTGCGCGTGGCGACGAGGTCGAAGATTTCGGTGTGCCGCCCGCGTGCAACAACGATCTGTTCGCCAATGGCTTTGAGGACTGAGCTTCCGGTTCAGCCGCTGTGACCAGCCCACCTGAGCTGAGGGTACGAGGTGGGTACTTGAGTGAGCAGGAATCCGCACGACACCATCGTGCGGATTCCGCTCTTCGCCGCGAATCCGGCTCGAGCTGGCTCGGCCGCACTGCCGATGGTGGGATCACC
The DNA window shown above is from Rhodanobacteraceae bacterium and carries:
- a CDS encoding M36 family metallopeptidase, whose product is MYPTRRIALATAVSIALFMPLAHAQSSNPTGAFQFLTGPQQGDTKALALSYFGGRSRALGLTPSDVGDMLLKDDYVTRHNGIRHLYWRQRIGGIEVWNADLAINVAADGSIINMHQAFVPDLSSKATVLQPEINAAAAISFAASAIGTNIRAPLMLLRQDGGPAQKAIYSGAGISADDIPVQLIYQPVEDGRSVRLAWDMVIRETDTANWWSLRIDAVTGELIGQVNYMAEHGSEKAAAGGTSYQYRVFPFPFENPDQTGHQLVSDPHDPTASPFGWHDTNGVAGGEFTDTRGNNVNAQDDLDGNNAGGTRPSGTGSNPLVFDFAFNAGADPEVGSNLNAAIVNLYYWNNIMHDVTYQYGFDESAGNFQTNNYGNGGAGNDAVNADALDALQTGSNNNANFATPPDGNAPRMQMFRWLAPVELVVGSPPGIAGTYAGSAASFGPIFTLAGQAGALQLVNDGGGVSTSDSCEASPPGSLSGKIAILDRGNCEFGLKVLNAQNAGAIAAVVVNNTASPPTIAMGPGVSGGSVTIRSMMVSQSDGNLIKAQLPSPGVNVNLRSSLPHRDSDMDAGIIAHEYGHGISNRLTGGPSNASCLSTNLPASAISEQGGEGWSDFWALVLHAKATDTATTPRFVGTYSSFQAPATGPGIRNFPYSTDPLVSPQTYANVATTNAPHGIGEIWAGALWNLYWQMVQAYGYDANLYTGTGGNNLTIQLVVDGMKLQPCSPTMVQARDAILAADTANNGGANSCRIWRAFAAKGLGVNAVGGTFARGDEVEDFGVPPACNNDLFANGFED